A genomic segment from Lutzomyia longipalpis isolate SR_M1_2022 chromosome 3, ASM2433408v1 encodes:
- the LOC129794271 gene encoding uncharacterized protein LOC129794271 has protein sequence MGTQRGTRHTFTSVDLAILFLIFSVTPGMCTNDRKGPGSTSTAGTPSSGRRCRSCSLNNLLMILGGKSFFLRRENNCESTSTSGLVVSPLTLFTKFLPTLTIMLKSELQLRMETIHPQQHIIDVILVDKHKKIIHILFDAINSQLGALQGFIKESLKHHVSDDGADWRSHGHAIKLKEEFSIVQEITRCQAELHQFQEIPFCDLCVRLNLRETPVNLFKSQINRNVRE, from the exons ATGGGCACACAGCGAG GTACAAGGCACACATTCACATCCGTAGATCTTGCAATCCTCTTCCTCATCTTCTCCGTGACACCCGGAATGTGCACCAACGACCGGAAAGGCCCTGGGTCCACCTCCACAGCCGGAACACCGTCCTCCGGACGACGCTGTCGATCATGCTCACTCAACAATCTCCTGATGATCTTGGGCGGAAAATCGTTCTTCCTGAGGAGAGAAAACAATTGCGAGTCCACATCCACGTCAGGCTTAGTAGTGAGTCCCCTCACTCTCTTCACCAAGTTTCTTCCCACATTGACAATCATGTTGAAG AGTGAACTGCAACTTCGGATGGAAACTATTCACCCTCAACAGCATATCATCGACGTCATCCTCGTGGACAAACACAAGAAGATCATCCACATACTTTTTGACGCAATCAATTCTCAGCTGGGAGCACTTCAGGGTTTCATCAAGGAGTCTCTGAAGCACCACGTCAGCGACGATGGGGCTGATTGGAGATCCCATGGCCACGCCATCAAGTTGAAGGAAGAATTCTCCATCGTACAGGAAATAACCCGATGTCAAGCAGAACTTCACCAATTTCAGGAAATCCCCTTTTGTGATCTTTGTGTGAGGCTCAATCTCCGAGAAACGCCTGTCAATCTCTTCAAGAGCCAAATCAACAGGAACGTTCGTGAATAA